Proteins encoded in a region of the Drosophila sechellia strain sech25 chromosome 2L, ASM438219v1, whole genome shotgun sequence genome:
- the LOC6611302 gene encoding uncharacterized protein LOC6611302, whose protein sequence is MLAKSKPLIGMSHLLQKQVLGFLPPSSFRHFNSENNLYSQDGWENGYPAPSLPRKDLKPLEKKDRSKVYDACWQTTRRTEYKCRSDPEFQMHAFIDSRKSCLEDPCATEMLAIDLTHYKPSDMGKRKYPRTWFECVVKRRKRKAHCVPVPPPMPRRKRKSLKPPCPEDLCVLGKLELNLIKPCATKPLKCPRFKMPNCCKEARDPPKCRRPFRRCGQRPKTKYPSFSECRRDPFPDPRPIECNCLLKPAICDMWRHYRRRFG, encoded by the coding sequence atgctggccaaaagcaaaccGCTGATTGGCATGTCGCACTTGCTGCAAAAGCAGGTTTTAGGCTTTCTGCCTCCGTCTTCGTTTCGACATTTTAACTCCGAGAACAATTTGTACTCCCAGGATGGATGGGAGAATGGCTACCCGGCGCCCTCGCTGCCGCGCAAGGACCTAAAGCCGTTGGAAAAGAAAGACAGGTCAAAGGTATACGATGCCTGTTGGCAAACGACGCGACGGACCGAATACAAGTGCCGTTCGGATCCAGAGTTTCAGATGCACGCCTTCATCGATTCGCGCAAAAGTTGTTTAGAAGACCCCTGCGCCACCGAGATGTTGGCCATCGATCTCACCCACTATAAGCCCTCTGACATGGGCAAACGGAAGTATCCCCGGACCTGGTTCGAATGTGTGGTCAAGCGGCGGAAGCGGAAGGCCCACTGCGTCCCCGTACCGCCTCCGATGCCGAGGCGCAAGCGCAAGTCGCTCAAGCCCCCCTGCCCCGAGGATTTGTGTGTCTTGGGCAAACTGGAGCTTAACCTCATTAAACCCTGCGCTACGAAACCATTGAAATGTCCGCGCTTCAAAATGCCCAACTGTTGTAAGGAAGCCCGCGATCCGCCCAAGTGCCGTCGTCCATTTAGACGTTGTGGCCAGAGACCCAAGACCAAGTATCCAAGCTTCTCCGAGTGTCGACGCGATCCCTTCCCGGATCCTCGACCCATCGAGTGCAACTGCCTGCTCAAGCCGGCCATCTGCGATATGTGGCGCCACTACCGCCGCCGATTTGGCTAA
- the LOC6611303 gene encoding COP9 signalosome complex subunit 1b, whose amino-acid sequence MDNVEETLLHLPSYADRYTDIPRLIRLKFIAQVCPELSVPALELALNHVKTTYNVKLYDELYKTLCVEVDRKYPTQSKGNEELHATGESEPSTSSGRGREVVPYDSYWVEDNIMEATLMLQELDAELNFKKSNSGSSYVRRILEEIGDHHEKSGNLQMAVKFYARARPYCTSSENVINMFRNLIRLSIYMENWWHVLTYIDEAKQYAYGFENLAQEVPARLSCAAGLAHMGLKIYKSAAQYFLSTPYGRYDYDKIVAPEDVTLYAGLCALATFDREILQLDAINSEAFKPFFQLSPKMWTILAKFYAREFDTCMTLLREIEDHVRLDVYLSPHVSALYDLIMARMLKKKNREVMTESVKKRKSR is encoded by the coding sequence ATGGATAATGTGGAGGAGACCTTGTTGCATCTGCCCAGCTACGCTGATCGCTATACGGACATTCCCCGCCTCATCCGATTGAAGTTCATTGCCCAGGTCTGTCCGGAGCTAAGTGTTCCTGCTCTCGAGTTGGCCCTCAATCATGTGAAGACCACCTACAATGTCAAGTTGTACGACGAACTCTACAAAACACTGTGCGTTGAGGTGGACAGGAAGTACCCCACCCAGTCCAAGGGAAACGAAGAACTTCATGCCACTGGTGAAAGCGAGCCGAGTACTTCGAGTGGCAGGGGGAGAGAGGTGGTGCCCTATGATTCCTACTGGGTGGAGGACAACATCATGGAGGCCACTCTGATGCTTCAGGAACTAGACGCCGAGCTGAACTTCAAGAAATCGAATTCGGGCAGCTCCTATGTGCGACGCATTCTAGAGGAGATCGGGGATCACCACGAGAAGAGTGGAAACCTGCAGATGGCGGTCAAGTTTTATGCTCGAGCCAGGCCCTACTGTACCAGCAGCGAGAATGTAATCAATATGTTCCGGAACCTGATAAGGTTATCAATTTACATGGAAAATTGGTGGCACGTACTCACCTACATCGATGAGGCCAAGCAGTATGCCTATGGCTTTGAAAATCTGGCCCAGGAGGTTCCAGCACGTCTAAGCTGCGCCGCCGGTTTGGCTCATATGGGCCTAAAGATATACAAGTCAGCAGCCCAATATTTTCTGAGTACTCCGTATGGGCGTTACGACTACGATAAAATCGTGGCACCCGAAGACGTTACTCTATATGCTGGCCTTTGCGCCCTAGCCACTTTCGATCGGGAAATCTTACAGCTGGACGCTATCAACTCGGAAGCATTTAAGCCATTTTTTCAGCTCTCGCCAAAAATGTGGACCATATTGGCCAAATTCTACGCGAGGGAGTTCGATACCTGTATGACTCTGTTGCGCGAAATCGAAGATCATGTCAGGCTGGATGTTTATTTGTCTCCCCATGTCAGTGCGCTTTACGATTTGATAATGGCCAgaatgctaaaaaaaaaaaacagggaaGTTATGACGGAATCTGTGAAAAAGCGGAAATCAAGATAA